The following coding sequences lie in one Phalacrocorax aristotelis chromosome 4, bGulAri2.1, whole genome shotgun sequence genomic window:
- the EXOC1 gene encoding exocyst complex component 1 isoform X4, producing the protein MTAIKHALQRDIFTPNDERLLSIVNVCKAGKKKRNCFLCATVTTERPVQVNVVKVKKSDKGDFYKRQTAWALRDLAVVDAKDAVKENPEFDLHFDKVYKWVASSTVEKNTFISCIWKLNQRYLRKKIDFINVSSQLLEELPKVTEESVPSGENQSVAGGDEEAVDEYQELNAREEQDIEIMMEGCEYAISNAEAFAEKLSRELQVLDGANIQSIMASEKQVNILMKLLDEALKEVDQIELKLSSYEEMLQSVKEQMDQISESNHLIHLSNTNNVKLLSEIEFLVNHMDLAKGHIKALQEGDLTSSRGIEACTNAADALLQCMNVALRPGHDMLHAVKQQQQRFSDLREQFARRLASHLNSVFVQQGHDQSSTLAQHSVELTLPNHHPFHRDLLRYAKLMEWLKNTDYGKYEGLTKNYMDYLSRLYEREIKDFFEVAKVKMTGTTREGKKFATLPRKESAVKQETESLHGSSGKLTGSTSSLNKLSVQSSGNRRSQSSSLLDMGNMSASDLDVADRTKFDKIFEQVLSELEPLCLAEQDFISKFFKLQQHQSISGTMNEVEEADGAALSRSYTPGVPQTISSEKDMIRQMMTKIFRCIEPELNNLIALGDKIDSFNSLYMLVKMSHHVWTAQNVDPASFLSTTLGNVLVTVKRNFDKCISNQMKQMDEVKISKKSKVGILPFVAEFEEFAALAESIFKNAERRGDLDKAYIKLIRAVFVSVEKVANESQKTPRDVVMMENFHHIFATLSRLKISCLEAEKKEAKQKYTEHLQSYVICSLGQPLEKLNHFFEGVEARVAQGIREEEVSYQLAFNKQELRKVIKEYPGKEVKKGLDNLYKKVDKHLCEEENLLQVVWHSMQDEFIRQYKHFEGLIARCYPGSGITMEFTIQDILDYCSSIAQSH; encoded by the exons ATGACTGCAATCAAGCATGCTTTACAGAGGGATATTTTCACTCCCAATGATGAACGCTTGTTGAGCATTGTGAATGTGTGCAAAGCaggcaaaaagaagagaaactgcTTTTTGTGTGCCACAG TGACAACAGAAAGACCAGTGCAAGTAAATGtggtaaaagtgaaaaaatctGACAAGGGAGATTTCTACAAAAGGCAGACTGCATGGGCCCTCCGAGATCTCGCTGTTGTTGATGCCAAAGATGCTGTTAAG GAGAATCCTGAATTTGACTTGCATTTTGACAAAGTGTACAAATGGGTTGCAAGCAGCACAGTGGAAAAGAACACCTTCATTTCATGTATCTGGAAACTCAATCAGAGATAtcttagaaagaaaattgaCTTTATTAATGTTAGTTCACAGCTTTTGGAAG AACTGCCTAAAGTCACAGAAG AATCTGTTCCAAGTGGAGAGAATCAAAGTGTAGCAGGAGGTGATGAAGAGGCTGTGGATGAATACCAGGAGTTAAATGCAAGAGAGGAACAGGATATTGAAATAATGATGGAAGGGTGTGAATATGCTATTTCTAATGCTGAAGCCTTTGCAGAGAAGTTGTCAAGAGAGCTACAAGTGCTAGATGGG GCAAATATCCAGTCAATTATGGCCTCGGAGAAACAGGTGAATATCTTGATGAAGTTGCTGGATGAAGCTCTAAAGGAAGTTGACCAAATTGAGCTAAAGCTGAGCAGTTATGAAGAAATGCTTCAGAGTGTAAAAGAGCAAATGGATCAAATTTCAGAAAGCAACCACCTAATCCATCTCAGCAACACAAATAATGTGAAACTACTGTCAGAGATAGAGTTCTTAGTG AATCACATGGATTTGGCTAAAGGTCATATAAAGGCCCTTCAGGAGGGAGATCTGACATCTTCTCGAGGCATTGAGGCCTGTACTAATGCAGCAGATGCCCTTCTGCAGTGTATGAATGTGGCTCTTCGTCCAG gACATGATATGCTTCATGCAGtgaaacagcaacagcagcggTTTAGTGACCTGCGTGAACAATTTGCACGGAGACTCGCCAGCCATTTGAACAGCGTGTTCGTTCAGcag GGTCACGATCAGAGTTCTACTCTTGCCCAGCACTCTGTTGAATTGACATTACCCAATCATCATCCATTTCACAGAGATTTACTTCGATATGCGAAACTGATGGAGTGGCTCAAGAACACAGATTATGGAAAATATGAAGGGCTAACAAAG aattaCATGGATTATTTATCACGGCTCtatgaaagggaaataaaagatttctttgAAGTTGCCAAGGTCAAGATGACAGGCACaaccagagaaggaaaaaagtttg CTACACTGCCTCGAAAAGAAAGTGCTGTCAAACAGGAAACTGAGA GTCTTCATGGAAGTTCTGGAAAATTGACTGGGTCTACTTCTAGCCTAAATAAACTTTCTGTGCAGAGTTCGGGAAACCGTAGGTCTCAGTCATCCTCACTGTTGGATATGGGAAACATGTCTGCCTCTGACCTTGATGTGGCTGACAGAACAAAATTTGATAAG ATTTTTGAGCAAGTATTAAGTGAACTAGAGCCTCTGTGTCTGGCAGAACAGGACTTCATTAGTAAGTTTTTCAAACTACAGCAACATCAGAGCATCTCAGGAACAATG AATGAAGTGGAGGAAGCGGATGGAGCAGCTTTATCTCGTTCATACACTCCTGGTGTTCCACAAACCATATCATCTGA gAAGGACATGATCCGACAAatgatgacaaaaatatttcGTTGTATTGAACCTGAGCTGAATAATCTTATAGCGCTGGGGGACAAGATTGATAGCTTTAATTCCCTTTATATGTTAGTTAAGATGAGCCATCATGTATGGACAGCGCAAAATGTGGACCCAGCTTCCTTTCTCAGCACAACACTTGGAAATGTTTTGGTGACTGTCAAAAGGAACTTTGATAAATGCATT agtAACCAAATGAAGCAGATGGATGAAGTAAAAATCTCAAAGAAGAGTAAAGTTGGGATCCTTCCATTTGTTGCTGAATTTGAGGAGTTTGCAGCCCTCGCTGAATcaattttcaaaaatgcagAACGACGAGGAGATCTAGACAAAGCCTACATAAAACTTATTAGAGCTGTTTTTGTCAGTG ttgagAAAGTAGCTAATGAAAGCCAGAAAACACCCAGAGATGTGGTCATGATGGAGAACTTCCATCATATTTTTGCAACGCTTTCTCGCTTGAAGATTTCTTGTCTTGAGGCTGagaaaaaagaagccaaacagaAATACACTGAACATCTTCAGTCTTATGTAATCTGCTCACTCGGACAGCCTCTTGAGAAATTAAAT CACTTCTTTGAAGGTGTTGAAGCACGTGTGGCACAAGGTATACGAGAAGAGGAAGTAAGCTATCAGCTGGCTTTTAATAAACAAGAGCTTCGTAAAGTTATAAAGGAATATCCTGGTAAGGAAGTGAAGAAGGGATTGGATAATCTTTACAAGAAGGTAGATAAACATCTctgtgaagaagaaaacttACTTCAG gtTGTGTGGCATTCCATGCAAGATGAGTTTATACGACAATACAAGCACTTTGAAGGGCTCATAGCTCGCTGCTATCCTGGATCAGGAATTACTATGGAATTCACTATACAGGATATTTTAGACTACTGCTCCAGTATTGCACAGTCTCATTAA
- the EXOC1 gene encoding exocyst complex component 1 isoform X3, with the protein MTAIKHALQRDIFTPNDERLLSIVNVCKAGKKKRNCFLCATVTTERPVQVNVVKVKKSDKGDFYKRQTAWALRDLAVVDAKDAVKENPEFDLHFDKVYKWVASSTVEKNTFISCIWKLNQRYLRKKIDFINVSSQLLEELPKVTEESVPSGENQSVAGGDEEAVDEYQELNAREEQDIEIMMEGCEYAISNAEAFAEKLSRELQVLDGANIQSIMASEKQVNILMKLLDEALKEVDQIELKLSSYEEMLQSVKEQMDQISESNHLIHLSNTNNVKLLSEIEFLVNHMDLAKGHIKALQEGDLTSSRGIEACTNAADALLQCMNVALRPGHDMLHAVKQQQQRFSDLREQFARRLASHLNSVFVQQFTQTLLQLYNRSYSLSVPGHDQSSTLAQHSVELTLPNHHPFHRDLLRYAKLMEWLKNTDYGKYEGLTKNYMDYLSRLYEREIKDFFEVAKVKMTGTTREGKKFGLHGSSGKLTGSTSSLNKLSVQSSGNRRSQSSSLLDMGNMSASDLDVADRTKFDKIFEQVLSELEPLCLAEQDFISKFFKLQQHQSISGTMNEVEEADGAALSRSYTPGVPQTISSEKDMIRQMMTKIFRCIEPELNNLIALGDKIDSFNSLYMLVKMSHHVWTAQNVDPASFLSTTLGNVLVTVKRNFDKCISNQMKQMDEVKISKKSKVGILPFVAEFEEFAALAESIFKNAERRGDLDKAYIKLIRAVFVSVEKVANESQKTPRDVVMMENFHHIFATLSRLKISCLEAEKKEAKQKYTEHLQSYVICSLGQPLEKLNHFFEGVEARVAQGIREEEVSYQLAFNKQELRKVIKEYPGKEVKKGLDNLYKKVDKHLCEEENLLQVVWHSMQDEFIRQYKHFEGLIARCYPGSGITMEFTIQDILDYCSSIAQSH; encoded by the exons ATGACTGCAATCAAGCATGCTTTACAGAGGGATATTTTCACTCCCAATGATGAACGCTTGTTGAGCATTGTGAATGTGTGCAAAGCaggcaaaaagaagagaaactgcTTTTTGTGTGCCACAG TGACAACAGAAAGACCAGTGCAAGTAAATGtggtaaaagtgaaaaaatctGACAAGGGAGATTTCTACAAAAGGCAGACTGCATGGGCCCTCCGAGATCTCGCTGTTGTTGATGCCAAAGATGCTGTTAAG GAGAATCCTGAATTTGACTTGCATTTTGACAAAGTGTACAAATGGGTTGCAAGCAGCACAGTGGAAAAGAACACCTTCATTTCATGTATCTGGAAACTCAATCAGAGATAtcttagaaagaaaattgaCTTTATTAATGTTAGTTCACAGCTTTTGGAAG AACTGCCTAAAGTCACAGAAG AATCTGTTCCAAGTGGAGAGAATCAAAGTGTAGCAGGAGGTGATGAAGAGGCTGTGGATGAATACCAGGAGTTAAATGCAAGAGAGGAACAGGATATTGAAATAATGATGGAAGGGTGTGAATATGCTATTTCTAATGCTGAAGCCTTTGCAGAGAAGTTGTCAAGAGAGCTACAAGTGCTAGATGGG GCAAATATCCAGTCAATTATGGCCTCGGAGAAACAGGTGAATATCTTGATGAAGTTGCTGGATGAAGCTCTAAAGGAAGTTGACCAAATTGAGCTAAAGCTGAGCAGTTATGAAGAAATGCTTCAGAGTGTAAAAGAGCAAATGGATCAAATTTCAGAAAGCAACCACCTAATCCATCTCAGCAACACAAATAATGTGAAACTACTGTCAGAGATAGAGTTCTTAGTG AATCACATGGATTTGGCTAAAGGTCATATAAAGGCCCTTCAGGAGGGAGATCTGACATCTTCTCGAGGCATTGAGGCCTGTACTAATGCAGCAGATGCCCTTCTGCAGTGTATGAATGTGGCTCTTCGTCCAG gACATGATATGCTTCATGCAGtgaaacagcaacagcagcggTTTAGTGACCTGCGTGAACAATTTGCACGGAGACTCGCCAGCCATTTGAACAGCGTGTTCGTTCAGcag TTTACTCAGACCCTCCTTCAACTCTATAACAGGTCCTACTCTCTTTCAGTGCCA GGTCACGATCAGAGTTCTACTCTTGCCCAGCACTCTGTTGAATTGACATTACCCAATCATCATCCATTTCACAGAGATTTACTTCGATATGCGAAACTGATGGAGTGGCTCAAGAACACAGATTATGGAAAATATGAAGGGCTAACAAAG aattaCATGGATTATTTATCACGGCTCtatgaaagggaaataaaagatttctttgAAGTTGCCAAGGTCAAGATGACAGGCACaaccagagaaggaaaaaagtttg GTCTTCATGGAAGTTCTGGAAAATTGACTGGGTCTACTTCTAGCCTAAATAAACTTTCTGTGCAGAGTTCGGGAAACCGTAGGTCTCAGTCATCCTCACTGTTGGATATGGGAAACATGTCTGCCTCTGACCTTGATGTGGCTGACAGAACAAAATTTGATAAG ATTTTTGAGCAAGTATTAAGTGAACTAGAGCCTCTGTGTCTGGCAGAACAGGACTTCATTAGTAAGTTTTTCAAACTACAGCAACATCAGAGCATCTCAGGAACAATG AATGAAGTGGAGGAAGCGGATGGAGCAGCTTTATCTCGTTCATACACTCCTGGTGTTCCACAAACCATATCATCTGA gAAGGACATGATCCGACAAatgatgacaaaaatatttcGTTGTATTGAACCTGAGCTGAATAATCTTATAGCGCTGGGGGACAAGATTGATAGCTTTAATTCCCTTTATATGTTAGTTAAGATGAGCCATCATGTATGGACAGCGCAAAATGTGGACCCAGCTTCCTTTCTCAGCACAACACTTGGAAATGTTTTGGTGACTGTCAAAAGGAACTTTGATAAATGCATT agtAACCAAATGAAGCAGATGGATGAAGTAAAAATCTCAAAGAAGAGTAAAGTTGGGATCCTTCCATTTGTTGCTGAATTTGAGGAGTTTGCAGCCCTCGCTGAATcaattttcaaaaatgcagAACGACGAGGAGATCTAGACAAAGCCTACATAAAACTTATTAGAGCTGTTTTTGTCAGTG ttgagAAAGTAGCTAATGAAAGCCAGAAAACACCCAGAGATGTGGTCATGATGGAGAACTTCCATCATATTTTTGCAACGCTTTCTCGCTTGAAGATTTCTTGTCTTGAGGCTGagaaaaaagaagccaaacagaAATACACTGAACATCTTCAGTCTTATGTAATCTGCTCACTCGGACAGCCTCTTGAGAAATTAAAT CACTTCTTTGAAGGTGTTGAAGCACGTGTGGCACAAGGTATACGAGAAGAGGAAGTAAGCTATCAGCTGGCTTTTAATAAACAAGAGCTTCGTAAAGTTATAAAGGAATATCCTGGTAAGGAAGTGAAGAAGGGATTGGATAATCTTTACAAGAAGGTAGATAAACATCTctgtgaagaagaaaacttACTTCAG gtTGTGTGGCATTCCATGCAAGATGAGTTTATACGACAATACAAGCACTTTGAAGGGCTCATAGCTCGCTGCTATCCTGGATCAGGAATTACTATGGAATTCACTATACAGGATATTTTAGACTACTGCTCCAGTATTGCACAGTCTCATTAA
- the EXOC1 gene encoding exocyst complex component 1 isoform X2 has translation MTAIKHALQRDIFTPNDERLLSIVNVCKAGKKKRNCFLCATVTTERPVQVNVVKVKKSDKGDFYKRQTAWALRDLAVVDAKDAVKENPEFDLHFDKVYKWVASSTVEKNTFISCIWKLNQRYLRKKIDFINVSSQLLEESVPSGENQSVAGGDEEAVDEYQELNAREEQDIEIMMEGCEYAISNAEAFAEKLSRELQVLDGANIQSIMASEKQVNILMKLLDEALKEVDQIELKLSSYEEMLQSVKEQMDQISESNHLIHLSNTNNVKLLSEIEFLVNHMDLAKGHIKALQEGDLTSSRGIEACTNAADALLQCMNVALRPGHDMLHAVKQQQQRFSDLREQFARRLASHLNSVFVQQFTQTLLQLYNRSYSLSVPGHDQSSTLAQHSVELTLPNHHPFHRDLLRYAKLMEWLKNTDYGKYEGLTKNYMDYLSRLYEREIKDFFEVAKVKMTGTTREGKKFATLPRKESAVKQETESLHGSSGKLTGSTSSLNKLSVQSSGNRRSQSSSLLDMGNMSASDLDVADRTKFDKIFEQVLSELEPLCLAEQDFISKFFKLQQHQSISGTMNEVEEADGAALSRSYTPGVPQTISSEKDMIRQMMTKIFRCIEPELNNLIALGDKIDSFNSLYMLVKMSHHVWTAQNVDPASFLSTTLGNVLVTVKRNFDKCISNQMKQMDEVKISKKSKVGILPFVAEFEEFAALAESIFKNAERRGDLDKAYIKLIRAVFVSVEKVANESQKTPRDVVMMENFHHIFATLSRLKISCLEAEKKEAKQKYTEHLQSYVICSLGQPLEKLNHFFEGVEARVAQGIREEEVSYQLAFNKQELRKVIKEYPGKEVKKGLDNLYKKVDKHLCEEENLLQVVWHSMQDEFIRQYKHFEGLIARCYPGSGITMEFTIQDILDYCSSIAQSH, from the exons ATGACTGCAATCAAGCATGCTTTACAGAGGGATATTTTCACTCCCAATGATGAACGCTTGTTGAGCATTGTGAATGTGTGCAAAGCaggcaaaaagaagagaaactgcTTTTTGTGTGCCACAG TGACAACAGAAAGACCAGTGCAAGTAAATGtggtaaaagtgaaaaaatctGACAAGGGAGATTTCTACAAAAGGCAGACTGCATGGGCCCTCCGAGATCTCGCTGTTGTTGATGCCAAAGATGCTGTTAAG GAGAATCCTGAATTTGACTTGCATTTTGACAAAGTGTACAAATGGGTTGCAAGCAGCACAGTGGAAAAGAACACCTTCATTTCATGTATCTGGAAACTCAATCAGAGATAtcttagaaagaaaattgaCTTTATTAATGTTAGTTCACAGCTTTTGGAAG AATCTGTTCCAAGTGGAGAGAATCAAAGTGTAGCAGGAGGTGATGAAGAGGCTGTGGATGAATACCAGGAGTTAAATGCAAGAGAGGAACAGGATATTGAAATAATGATGGAAGGGTGTGAATATGCTATTTCTAATGCTGAAGCCTTTGCAGAGAAGTTGTCAAGAGAGCTACAAGTGCTAGATGGG GCAAATATCCAGTCAATTATGGCCTCGGAGAAACAGGTGAATATCTTGATGAAGTTGCTGGATGAAGCTCTAAAGGAAGTTGACCAAATTGAGCTAAAGCTGAGCAGTTATGAAGAAATGCTTCAGAGTGTAAAAGAGCAAATGGATCAAATTTCAGAAAGCAACCACCTAATCCATCTCAGCAACACAAATAATGTGAAACTACTGTCAGAGATAGAGTTCTTAGTG AATCACATGGATTTGGCTAAAGGTCATATAAAGGCCCTTCAGGAGGGAGATCTGACATCTTCTCGAGGCATTGAGGCCTGTACTAATGCAGCAGATGCCCTTCTGCAGTGTATGAATGTGGCTCTTCGTCCAG gACATGATATGCTTCATGCAGtgaaacagcaacagcagcggTTTAGTGACCTGCGTGAACAATTTGCACGGAGACTCGCCAGCCATTTGAACAGCGTGTTCGTTCAGcag TTTACTCAGACCCTCCTTCAACTCTATAACAGGTCCTACTCTCTTTCAGTGCCA GGTCACGATCAGAGTTCTACTCTTGCCCAGCACTCTGTTGAATTGACATTACCCAATCATCATCCATTTCACAGAGATTTACTTCGATATGCGAAACTGATGGAGTGGCTCAAGAACACAGATTATGGAAAATATGAAGGGCTAACAAAG aattaCATGGATTATTTATCACGGCTCtatgaaagggaaataaaagatttctttgAAGTTGCCAAGGTCAAGATGACAGGCACaaccagagaaggaaaaaagtttg CTACACTGCCTCGAAAAGAAAGTGCTGTCAAACAGGAAACTGAGA GTCTTCATGGAAGTTCTGGAAAATTGACTGGGTCTACTTCTAGCCTAAATAAACTTTCTGTGCAGAGTTCGGGAAACCGTAGGTCTCAGTCATCCTCACTGTTGGATATGGGAAACATGTCTGCCTCTGACCTTGATGTGGCTGACAGAACAAAATTTGATAAG ATTTTTGAGCAAGTATTAAGTGAACTAGAGCCTCTGTGTCTGGCAGAACAGGACTTCATTAGTAAGTTTTTCAAACTACAGCAACATCAGAGCATCTCAGGAACAATG AATGAAGTGGAGGAAGCGGATGGAGCAGCTTTATCTCGTTCATACACTCCTGGTGTTCCACAAACCATATCATCTGA gAAGGACATGATCCGACAAatgatgacaaaaatatttcGTTGTATTGAACCTGAGCTGAATAATCTTATAGCGCTGGGGGACAAGATTGATAGCTTTAATTCCCTTTATATGTTAGTTAAGATGAGCCATCATGTATGGACAGCGCAAAATGTGGACCCAGCTTCCTTTCTCAGCACAACACTTGGAAATGTTTTGGTGACTGTCAAAAGGAACTTTGATAAATGCATT agtAACCAAATGAAGCAGATGGATGAAGTAAAAATCTCAAAGAAGAGTAAAGTTGGGATCCTTCCATTTGTTGCTGAATTTGAGGAGTTTGCAGCCCTCGCTGAATcaattttcaaaaatgcagAACGACGAGGAGATCTAGACAAAGCCTACATAAAACTTATTAGAGCTGTTTTTGTCAGTG ttgagAAAGTAGCTAATGAAAGCCAGAAAACACCCAGAGATGTGGTCATGATGGAGAACTTCCATCATATTTTTGCAACGCTTTCTCGCTTGAAGATTTCTTGTCTTGAGGCTGagaaaaaagaagccaaacagaAATACACTGAACATCTTCAGTCTTATGTAATCTGCTCACTCGGACAGCCTCTTGAGAAATTAAAT CACTTCTTTGAAGGTGTTGAAGCACGTGTGGCACAAGGTATACGAGAAGAGGAAGTAAGCTATCAGCTGGCTTTTAATAAACAAGAGCTTCGTAAAGTTATAAAGGAATATCCTGGTAAGGAAGTGAAGAAGGGATTGGATAATCTTTACAAGAAGGTAGATAAACATCTctgtgaagaagaaaacttACTTCAG gtTGTGTGGCATTCCATGCAAGATGAGTTTATACGACAATACAAGCACTTTGAAGGGCTCATAGCTCGCTGCTATCCTGGATCAGGAATTACTATGGAATTCACTATACAGGATATTTTAGACTACTGCTCCAGTATTGCACAGTCTCATTAA
- the EXOC1 gene encoding exocyst complex component 1 isoform X7, whose amino-acid sequence MTAIKHALQRDIFTPNDERLLSIVNVCKAGKKKRNCFLCATVTTERPVQVNVVKVKKSDKGDFYKRQTAWALRDLAVVDAKDAVKENPEFDLHFDKVYKWVASSTVEKNTFISCIWKLNQRYLRKKIDFINVSSQLLEELPKVTEESVPSGENQSVAGGDEEAVDEYQELNAREEQDIEIMMEGCEYAISNAEAFAEKLSRELQVLDGANIQSIMASEKQVNILMKLLDEALKEVDQIELKLSSYEEMLQSVKEQMDQISESNHLIHLSNTNNVKLLSEIEFLVNHMDLAKGHIKALQEGDLTSSRGIEACTNAADALLQCMNVALRPGHDMLHAVKQQQQRFSDLREQFARRLASHLNSVFVQQGHDQSSTLAQHSVELTLPNHHPFHRDLLRYAKLMEWLKNTDYGKYEGLTKNYMDYLSRLYEREIKDFFEVAKVKMTGTTREGKKFGLHGSSGKLTGSTSSLNKLSVQSSGNRRSQSSSLLDMGNMSASDLDVADRTKFDKIFEQVLSELEPLCLAEQDFISKFFKLQQHQSISGTMNEVEEADGAALSRSYTPGVPQTISSEKDMIRQMMTKIFRCIEPELNNLIALGDKIDSFNSLYMLVKMSHHVWTAQNVDPASFLSTTLGNVLVTVKRNFDKCISNQMKQMDEVKISKKSKVGILPFVAEFEEFAALAESIFKNAERRGDLDKAYIKLIRAVFVSVEKVANESQKTPRDVVMMENFHHIFATLSRLKISCLEAEKKEAKQKYTEHLQSYVICSLGQPLEKLNHFFEGVEARVAQGIREEEVSYQLAFNKQELRKVIKEYPGKEVKKGLDNLYKKVDKHLCEEENLLQVVWHSMQDEFIRQYKHFEGLIARCYPGSGITMEFTIQDILDYCSSIAQSH is encoded by the exons ATGACTGCAATCAAGCATGCTTTACAGAGGGATATTTTCACTCCCAATGATGAACGCTTGTTGAGCATTGTGAATGTGTGCAAAGCaggcaaaaagaagagaaactgcTTTTTGTGTGCCACAG TGACAACAGAAAGACCAGTGCAAGTAAATGtggtaaaagtgaaaaaatctGACAAGGGAGATTTCTACAAAAGGCAGACTGCATGGGCCCTCCGAGATCTCGCTGTTGTTGATGCCAAAGATGCTGTTAAG GAGAATCCTGAATTTGACTTGCATTTTGACAAAGTGTACAAATGGGTTGCAAGCAGCACAGTGGAAAAGAACACCTTCATTTCATGTATCTGGAAACTCAATCAGAGATAtcttagaaagaaaattgaCTTTATTAATGTTAGTTCACAGCTTTTGGAAG AACTGCCTAAAGTCACAGAAG AATCTGTTCCAAGTGGAGAGAATCAAAGTGTAGCAGGAGGTGATGAAGAGGCTGTGGATGAATACCAGGAGTTAAATGCAAGAGAGGAACAGGATATTGAAATAATGATGGAAGGGTGTGAATATGCTATTTCTAATGCTGAAGCCTTTGCAGAGAAGTTGTCAAGAGAGCTACAAGTGCTAGATGGG GCAAATATCCAGTCAATTATGGCCTCGGAGAAACAGGTGAATATCTTGATGAAGTTGCTGGATGAAGCTCTAAAGGAAGTTGACCAAATTGAGCTAAAGCTGAGCAGTTATGAAGAAATGCTTCAGAGTGTAAAAGAGCAAATGGATCAAATTTCAGAAAGCAACCACCTAATCCATCTCAGCAACACAAATAATGTGAAACTACTGTCAGAGATAGAGTTCTTAGTG AATCACATGGATTTGGCTAAAGGTCATATAAAGGCCCTTCAGGAGGGAGATCTGACATCTTCTCGAGGCATTGAGGCCTGTACTAATGCAGCAGATGCCCTTCTGCAGTGTATGAATGTGGCTCTTCGTCCAG gACATGATATGCTTCATGCAGtgaaacagcaacagcagcggTTTAGTGACCTGCGTGAACAATTTGCACGGAGACTCGCCAGCCATTTGAACAGCGTGTTCGTTCAGcag GGTCACGATCAGAGTTCTACTCTTGCCCAGCACTCTGTTGAATTGACATTACCCAATCATCATCCATTTCACAGAGATTTACTTCGATATGCGAAACTGATGGAGTGGCTCAAGAACACAGATTATGGAAAATATGAAGGGCTAACAAAG aattaCATGGATTATTTATCACGGCTCtatgaaagggaaataaaagatttctttgAAGTTGCCAAGGTCAAGATGACAGGCACaaccagagaaggaaaaaagtttg GTCTTCATGGAAGTTCTGGAAAATTGACTGGGTCTACTTCTAGCCTAAATAAACTTTCTGTGCAGAGTTCGGGAAACCGTAGGTCTCAGTCATCCTCACTGTTGGATATGGGAAACATGTCTGCCTCTGACCTTGATGTGGCTGACAGAACAAAATTTGATAAG ATTTTTGAGCAAGTATTAAGTGAACTAGAGCCTCTGTGTCTGGCAGAACAGGACTTCATTAGTAAGTTTTTCAAACTACAGCAACATCAGAGCATCTCAGGAACAATG AATGAAGTGGAGGAAGCGGATGGAGCAGCTTTATCTCGTTCATACACTCCTGGTGTTCCACAAACCATATCATCTGA gAAGGACATGATCCGACAAatgatgacaaaaatatttcGTTGTATTGAACCTGAGCTGAATAATCTTATAGCGCTGGGGGACAAGATTGATAGCTTTAATTCCCTTTATATGTTAGTTAAGATGAGCCATCATGTATGGACAGCGCAAAATGTGGACCCAGCTTCCTTTCTCAGCACAACACTTGGAAATGTTTTGGTGACTGTCAAAAGGAACTTTGATAAATGCATT agtAACCAAATGAAGCAGATGGATGAAGTAAAAATCTCAAAGAAGAGTAAAGTTGGGATCCTTCCATTTGTTGCTGAATTTGAGGAGTTTGCAGCCCTCGCTGAATcaattttcaaaaatgcagAACGACGAGGAGATCTAGACAAAGCCTACATAAAACTTATTAGAGCTGTTTTTGTCAGTG ttgagAAAGTAGCTAATGAAAGCCAGAAAACACCCAGAGATGTGGTCATGATGGAGAACTTCCATCATATTTTTGCAACGCTTTCTCGCTTGAAGATTTCTTGTCTTGAGGCTGagaaaaaagaagccaaacagaAATACACTGAACATCTTCAGTCTTATGTAATCTGCTCACTCGGACAGCCTCTTGAGAAATTAAAT CACTTCTTTGAAGGTGTTGAAGCACGTGTGGCACAAGGTATACGAGAAGAGGAAGTAAGCTATCAGCTGGCTTTTAATAAACAAGAGCTTCGTAAAGTTATAAAGGAATATCCTGGTAAGGAAGTGAAGAAGGGATTGGATAATCTTTACAAGAAGGTAGATAAACATCTctgtgaagaagaaaacttACTTCAG gtTGTGTGGCATTCCATGCAAGATGAGTTTATACGACAATACAAGCACTTTGAAGGGCTCATAGCTCGCTGCTATCCTGGATCAGGAATTACTATGGAATTCACTATACAGGATATTTTAGACTACTGCTCCAGTATTGCACAGTCTCATTAA